tatttttttatgtaaatcattttcaaaccgctttaattatattttttgttacaacTGTCAACCGTATTTAATACACACGCATAGTTgacaattcataattttaattttatttactcgtGTAATTTTTATAGTCGATTTGTTCGTCACAAATGCATTATTCTAATATTGCGCTCCTATATAAGAGTCGAATTTACACACCGGCCACTGTGTTAATTTCTATGAAAACTTTTCCATGTAGCATAATGTATCATATCTgttggatattattattcaccCGCTAAATGTTgctgtaatataaaatttaccaAGATTCAATGTTGATGCATTTGATTGACTTCACTTATTATCAgtgaatttttgtattttttaaagtgTTTATAGTTGCATGTAATAACTGTAACActgtacaaaatgataaaaggtgttataaatatttcacacttaaaacaaacattttttttttaaatggcgaAACACAAAAGACTGAATGCAACTCCAACGAAGAAGATTGAAAAGAGCATATTAACgtattaaagaaatataaaataatcggtCCAACCAGAAAATGTTATCTGATTTCTTAGGAGAACCGAACTtgagacatattataattattaatacctacaaaaagttctaattttttttttttttgcagttgTGAAGcacaatttattcaaaacttatttattatttaatttccctTTTACATTCATGTAAAATATCGTAAGAAACTATTGCCGAAACTTGGgattaatagaatataaataaatacctacaaaaattattttctttcaaaaatataaaaattaactaaacgtTAATTAGAGCAGCCgcgtatttttgtttatttcgaaaaagtcaaaaacaattattgttaggTGACCTTTATTTGCTGTGTTCCTCGCACGGTTAAAATCGTATGCGTATATCGACTTGTtgtgaaaaacaatttaataatgaaagTAGGACCTAAATTACCTAATGGTTGGTTGGGTCGTTGGGTGCGGAAATATCCTACAATTGGGGGACATGAATGTCCTAAATACCGTTTATTACCTGTATCTAACAAATAACGATATAAATACACCGCCATAATACGTCCATACAGCACATTGCACAATACATCAGctagtttgttattattttatatttgaagcCATtcgcttattaattattattacagttagtatataatatcatgttttgaACCTCGAGTTGGGTAGCTAAAAGTTGGGTATAtccgttgtatataatataatatgggtacttGTTGTATagagttatataatatcatggcgCAGTCGGTCGGTTAAAAATAAACGATCTTTTATGCATGGACATAATCGATATACTTacagaattaatataatataacttattagttataatagtgtacgtatatattatataatatggtatgtaCGTATATTTTCACTGAACAAAAAGGACCGGTGAATTCTCGCCACTCTTTATTCCTTTTGTTAGACATTcggtatgatttttttttttttttacataatagtttttttaatcttaaatttgCAAACGCCTCGCTggatatataagtacctatatcgtAATAAgctgttttgtatattattatagattatttgaaGACGAAGAACAAGACTTGTTCAAGGACCTGCAGTCTTTGCCGGGAAACGCGGCGTTGAGGAAACTAAACGACTTGATAAAACGTGCAAGATTAGCCaaagtaattattgttattgatggAGCACGAACGTCGTCGTGCACTATTGAAATCCGAAATGTGACACACGTcactataacaataattgtatcgtttcgttaaaaaaaagtttcgtGTTGTTTACAGGTTCACGCTTACATAATCAGCGCGTTACATAAAGAAATGCCAGCTCTTTTCAGGAGAGACGGCAAGAAAAAAGAATTGATCAAAAACCTTGGCACAATTTACCAAAATATCCAGAAAGAACAACAGATTTCGCCAGGAGATTTTCCCGATCTCAAAAAAATGCAGGTCTGTAAGAATATcatcgatttaatttttttatttgttcgttctcgtattataaaataatattattcctatattattttttacgattcctgtcacatattttattgaccAATCGACTTGCAATGGTGTTTTTCAGGACGTACTGGTGAACTTAGATTTTAGTAAATTCCAAAGTCTTAAACCCCATCTGTTGGAAGAGGTCGATAAGATGCTTGCCAACGACATCGCCAAGTTGATGGCTATGATCCCTTTGCAGGACATGCATAACCGTAAGATGAATAATGGAGACGCCGaacagcagcaacaacagcagGCTGTAGttaaaggtatttattttttgatctttttatgttataaataataatataatgcgcgAGGAAACATTatgaattaacattttaatttacgaCACACAATaggtatttcataataataaaagtatttattataagtttatagttgaaaatatcaatgctataaaacttgaaaaactctttaattattaaaaaaaaatcgattaactaataataaggttaaattttagtgatttttttgATTCCGTCTCGATTATATTACAGCCTAAGGttcttttgttttataattcaaaatattgaccatttttcattaaatattgtttgttaaactgtttttatctcaattttttatataaattgtcatTACGACTGATTTTGACTTGCATAataatgtaactatatttttatatttttttttttgaaagttccaattttaccaataattcttatataatttattcagatTGCATAGACTATCTATAAGCAATtcgtttgttaaatttaatttgattcacAATTTATATCTCGTACAAtcaatacacaaaatattaattttatctatttacggttttgtttttgattttttttacttttcaaagCGTGGCAGGTGTTTAATAACTCCAAaggttgattttaatttaaaatattttaaaggttagtgctatatttttaaataatttacatctaACCCCTACCCATAACCCATATTTCATGTGAGCCgtaaaacactaaaatatactaatcaataatcatagcGTTGTGTAAACCCTGATGGGGTTAGACAATAATactgtacctattaattatgttaattaatagTCATTAACGATGAAATTCACGTTCACTTTGTAGGTGGTGCATTTGTGAGCGTCCAGGACACAGCAAGCCCATTCGGGTACAAGAGAGGAGAAGGTATTGATGCTGGCAAGGGCGAAACTGGTTGGGTGGTGGCCAAGGAACGGCAGAAGTATGACGCGGTATTCAACACGCTGGAGAAGTCTGACGGAAAACTGTCGGGAGCCGGTACGAAATTATGtaacatgtattatatagttaggACTGTGAATTCAATCcattataaaatgcatttaaaaactattaaaataaaatgtattaggaatTTACAgttgtttttcataaaataggTGGGTACGTCAAAAATTAACTAAGaatctacctacatattatacaagtagTCTAAAATAACTAAAGAATGTACAgttcaaaagttaaaagttttaaagttaaattatcttTCTCATCTAATATTTAAACTCCTCGTCGCAGTGgagacaattatattttatgtaagatAATGCAGGATGGTCTAATCAAGTTTTTGTCATTTATTTTGCAGTGGCAAAAGCCGAAATGGTCAAATCGAAACTGCCCAACTCTGTGCTGGGTAAAATATGGAAGTTGTCGGACATTGACCATGACGGTTTTCTGGACATGGATGAGTTCGCGTTGGCAATGCATCTGATACAAGTGAAGCTGGGTGGGCATGATCTGCCCGTCGAAATACCCGATCACTTAATTCCTCCCTCAAAACGGGACGTTTAGCGACAGACAGAAAGAAAACAGGAATcctatgtacattataatatatagtagacaCAACACCAACactcgaaaaaaaatatattatgtatatattatattacgtaatatGGATGTATCgtgtatgttaatttatttatatatttatatagtcaaTCGAacgaaatgtataaaaaaaaaggccTGGTCTGTCAAATTTTTGAGTATGCTCTGTCACTTTCAGGGgttaaaacgaaataattacACGGGATATGATCACTGAACGGCAACCGaagttattcattataatacctaatatttagataatgttttttttatatcatataatattataatatcatactaccTATACTGTGTGATGAAGAAGTGTTgctttttgttgttgttatttttgcggcatttaatttttgtatcaatTTCGCAGCGACCatgtgatatttattatttattatatattttatatacttaaaacgAGAAGAAAATGTCAATTTTGTTCAAT
Above is a window of Metopolophium dirhodum isolate CAU chromosome 3, ASM1992520v1, whole genome shotgun sequence DNA encoding:
- the LOC132942212 gene encoding EH domain-containing protein 1, with product MLGWLRKDDGKKIETYESVLDGLREKYKSKLLPLELAYQFHDFHSPQLDDPDFDAKPMILLVGQYSTGKTTFIKHLLESDFPGIRIGPEPTTDRFIAVMYDDNESIIPGNALVVDPKRQFRPLSKFGNAFLNRFQCSLVNSPVLKGISIVDTPGILSGEKQRVDRGYDFTGVLEWFAEHVDRIILLFDAHKLDISDEFRRSIEALRGHDDKIRIILNKADMIDHQQLMRVYGALMWSLGKVLQTPEVARVYIGSFWDKPLRYDGNRRLFEDEEQDLFKDLQSLPGNAALRKLNDLIKRARLAKVHAYIISALHKEMPALFRRDGKKKELIKNLGTIYQNIQKEQQISPGDFPDLKKMQDVLVNLDFSKFQSLKPHLLEEVDKMLANDIAKLMAMIPLQDMHNRKMNNGDAEQQQQQQAVVKGGAFVSVQDTASPFGYKRGEGIDAGKGETGWVVAKERQKYDAVFNTLEKSDGKLSGAVAKAEMVKSKLPNSVLGKIWKLSDIDHDGFLDMDEFALAMHLIQVKLGGHDLPVEIPDHLIPPSKRDV